In the Streptomyces spororaveus genome, GGAGGGCGGCGAGCGCCCGCAGCCGGAACTGGCCGACCTGCCCCGGCTGGTGGCGGAGGCGAGGGCCGCGGGCGGCCGGATCGAGCTGGCCGGGCCGCCCGACGGGGCCGCGGCTCCGCCCCTGGCCGGACGTACGGCGTACCGGATCGTGCAGGAGGCGCTGACCAACGTACGCAAGCACGCGCCCGGCGCGTCCGTCGACGTACGGGTGACCGGGAGCCCGGGCGACGGCCTGACCGTGGAGGTCCGTAACACCCGGCCCCCCGGACCGGACCCCGCGCACGGCCCGTTGCCCGCGGCGGCCGTCGGCGGGGGCCAGGGGCTCATCGGGCTGGCCGAACGCGCCCGGCTGGCCGGCGGGGAACTGACGGCCCTGCCCGTCGGCGGCGGGTTCCGGGTGCGGGCCTGGCTACCCTGGCAGGTCCGACCGGGGGACGAGGGGGAGGGACTCGGGTGATCCGTGTACTGCTGGTCGACGACGACGCGATCGTCCGGGCCGGGCTGCGCCTGATGCTGGGCGGCGCCCCGGACATCGAGCTGGTCGCCGAGGCCGCGGACGGGGCGGAGGTGCCCGGCATGGTCGCCGCGCATGGCCCCGACGTCGTGCTGATGGACATCCGGATGCCCGGCGTGGACGGCCTGGCCGCGACCGAGCGCCTGCGGGCGCGGCCCGGCGCGCCGGACGTGCTGGTCCTGACCACCTTCCACACCGACGCGCACGTCCTGCGGGCGCTGCGGGCCGGGGCGGCCGGATTCCTCCTCAAGGACACCCCGCCGCAGGAGATCGTGACGGCCATCCGGACGGTGGCCGCCGGGGACCCGGTGCTGTCCCCGGCCGTCACCCGCAGGCTGATCGACCAGGTGGCGGGCGACGCGGGCCAGGGCGCCCGGACGACCGCCGCCCGCACCCGGCTGGCGTCGCTGGCCGAACGCGAGTACGAGGTGGCCCTCGCCGTGGGGCGTGGTCTGTCCAACGCCGAGATCGCGCGCGAACTGCACCTGGCACTGCCCACGGTGAAGACCCACGTGTCCCGGATCCTGACCCGGCTCGACCTCAACAACCGCGTCCAGATCGCCCTGTTGGTGCACGACGCGAGCCCGCCGGACCAGGACGCCGGGCCGGCGGGCCGGGTCCCCTGACGTGTCCGCGTGATCGAACACGGGAATCCGGGCAGCAGATGCCCCGCCCCGCCGTCCGTGGCCTGACCACGGCCGGAGCAGTGGCGGGCGCTCCCGCAGGGACACCGGCGGGCGGGAGTGAGACCCTGGCTGCATGGCCCGTAGGGCAGAGAACCCCGATGTCGGCTGGCCCGCGCGGCCGGACACGAGCCTCGCGCTCAACCGCATGGGCACATTCGACTGGGACCTCGACAGCGGGCGGATGTATCTCGATCCCACCGCCCTCGAGGTGCTCGACCTGCGCCCGGACGAATACGACGGGACCCCCGACGGGCTCCGGAGCCGCTTCGCACCCGGTGAGGAGGCCCGGCTCGACACCCGGGTCGCCCAGGCGATCAAGGACGGGCGGAGTCACTACGGGGCCTACGTCCGCAGCCGCCGGCGCGACGGATCGCCGTCCTGGACCCATATCCAGGGGCACATCCTGCGGGACCCGTCCGGCCGCTCGTACCGCGTCATCGGCATCCTCCGCGACGCCGCCCACGACCCCGACGAGCCGGGCGCCGCCGGGGAGGAGATCGAGGGGCGGCGCAGGATGACCGGCGTCGTCGAGCGGACCACCGCCATCCTCGCCCACGCCCGCACCGTCAACGACGTGACCGACATCCTCAAGGACCCGCAGGCCCTCGGGCACCTCGGTGCGGTCAGCGTGATGCTGGGCGTCGTCGACGGCGGCCGCATCCACCTGGTCGCGGAGGGACAGCTCGGCTCGTACGTGCCCGAGATCGAGTACACGCGGATCGACGCGCAGCTTCCGATGAGCGAGGCCGTACGCACCATGCAGTCGGTCTACCTCGTCTCCCGGGAGGAGTTCCAGCAGCGCTATCCGGACCTGTGGCCGTACATCGAGCCGCTGTCCGTCCGCAGCGGGGTCTATCTGCCGCTGATCGCCCAGGGGCGGCCGATCGGGACGCTCGGGCTGCTCTACACCCGGGACGGCGCATTCACCGCCGAGGAGCGGAACCTGCTGATGGCGCTCGGCAGCGGGGTCGCGCAGAGCCTGCAGCGGGCCATCCTCTTCGAGCAGGAGCACGACCTGGCCGAGGGGCTCCAGCGGGCCATGCTGCCCCGCCGGATCCCGGACGTGCCGGGCGCGCGGATCGCCGTACGGTACCGGTCCGCGCGGATGGGGCGGGACATCGGCGGCGACTGGTACGACGTGATCCCGCTCGGCGAGGGCCGGGTCGGGGTGATGATCGGCGACGTCGAGGGGCACGACACGGACGCGGCCGCCGTCATGGGCCAGTTGCGCATCGTGATGCGCGCGTACATCGTCGAGGGGCACACGCCCGGTACGGCCATGGCACGGGCCTCGGCCTTCCTGCGCGATCTGGAGACGGAACGGTTCGCCACCTGCACCTACGCCGAGCTGGACCTCACCACGGGAATGCTCCGGATGGTCCGCGCCGGGCACCTCGACCCGGTCGTACGGCGCGGGGACGGCAGCGTCCACCGGATCCAGGTGGCGGGCGGGCTGCCGCTCGGCCTGCCGCCCCGCGAGCAGACCGGCACCGGCTCCGGCTACCCCGTCACCAGCCTCGAACTGCACCCCGGGGACACCCTGCTGCTGTGCACCGACGGCCTGATCGACCGTCCCGGCGCCGCCGACCAGGAGAGCGGCATGCGGGAGCTCATGGCGGCGGTCCACAGCGGCCCGATCGACGTGGAGGAACTCGCCGACGTGCTGTGCGACCTGGTGGGCGACTCGGGCGGCGGGGACGACATGGCCATGCTGGTGCTGCGCCGCCGCGGCACCCCCACGGCGCGCGGTGGCGGTCCGCTGGAGCAGCGGCTGGAACCGGGCGACACGAAGGCCCCGGCGCTGGCCCGGCACCTGATCCGGGCGGCGGTGGCCGCCTGGGGCGCGCGGCACCGGGCCGACGAGATCGAACTGGCGGCGGACGAGCTGATGACCAACGCCCTGGTCCACACGGACGGCGGCGGCCACGTCAGCATGCGGCTCACGGCGCAGGGCCGGATCCGGATCGAGGTGGAGGACAGCAGCAGCGCCCTGCCGAGGCGGCGCGAAGCGGGCGACTGGGCGGTGTCCGGGCGCGGGCTGATGCTGGTGGACCGGCTCGCGGACGAGTGGGGCGTGGAGCCCCGGGGCGGTGGGAAGTGCGTGTGGTGCGAGTTCGCCCTGGCCGCCCCGGAGGACGCCGGCTGAGGGCCGGGTGCGGCCGGGCGCCAAGGCCCGCCCGCAGCCTGCCCGGCCCTCGGACCGGCCCGGACCGGCCCCGGGCCTCGGGGCAGCGCGGTCACCGGGTCAGAGGCGTACCAGCGTGACCTCGGTGGCCTTCACGCTCGTCCACACCGCGGCGCCGTCCACGAGGCCCAGTTCGGCGGCCGCGTCGGGGGTGATCTCGGCGACCAGGTCGGGTGCGGCGGCCGAGGCGATCAGCACGCGCAGCCGGCTGCCGACCGCGGTGATCTCCCGTACGGTGCCCGGCCAGACGTTGCGGGGGCTGCCGCCGGGGCGGTCCCGGTGGACCGAGACCGCTTCCGGAGCGATGATCGCCAGTGCCCTCGCCCCCTCGGGCAGCGTCTCGGCGACGACCAGCCGGCCGCCCGCGGCGAGGGCCAGCCCGTCGGCCGACGCGGTGCCGGGCCAGGCGTTGCGCCCCAGCATGCGGGCCACCCACGGGGAACGCGGGTGCCGGGTCACCTCCGCGGGCGGTGCGTCCTGCAGGGCCCGGCCGTCGGCCAGTACGAGGACCCGGTCGGCCAGCGACACCGCCTCGACGGGGTCGTGGGTGACGATGAGGCAGACCCCGCCGAAGCCGGCCAGGTGGGTGCGCAGGGTGTGCCGCACCCGGGCCCGGGTGGTCTGGTCGAGCGCGGCCAGCGGCTCGTCCAGGAGGAGGAGCCGGGGGCGGGCGGCCAGTGCCCGGGCCAGCGCCACCCGTTGGGCCTGGCCTCCGGACAGCTGCGCGGGCCTGCGGC is a window encoding:
- a CDS encoding response regulator transcription factor, translated to MIRVLLVDDDAIVRAGLRLMLGGAPDIELVAEAADGAEVPGMVAAHGPDVVLMDIRMPGVDGLAATERLRARPGAPDVLVLTTFHTDAHVLRALRAGAAGFLLKDTPPQEIVTAIRTVAAGDPVLSPAVTRRLIDQVAGDAGQGARTTAARTRLASLAEREYEVALAVGRGLSNAEIARELHLALPTVKTHVSRILTRLDLNNRVQIALLVHDASPPDQDAGPAGRVP
- a CDS encoding SpoIIE family protein phosphatase; amino-acid sequence: MARRAENPDVGWPARPDTSLALNRMGTFDWDLDSGRMYLDPTALEVLDLRPDEYDGTPDGLRSRFAPGEEARLDTRVAQAIKDGRSHYGAYVRSRRRDGSPSWTHIQGHILRDPSGRSYRVIGILRDAAHDPDEPGAAGEEIEGRRRMTGVVERTTAILAHARTVNDVTDILKDPQALGHLGAVSVMLGVVDGGRIHLVAEGQLGSYVPEIEYTRIDAQLPMSEAVRTMQSVYLVSREEFQQRYPDLWPYIEPLSVRSGVYLPLIAQGRPIGTLGLLYTRDGAFTAEERNLLMALGSGVAQSLQRAILFEQEHDLAEGLQRAMLPRRIPDVPGARIAVRYRSARMGRDIGGDWYDVIPLGEGRVGVMIGDVEGHDTDAAAVMGQLRIVMRAYIVEGHTPGTAMARASAFLRDLETERFATCTYAELDLTTGMLRMVRAGHLDPVVRRGDGSVHRIQVAGGLPLGLPPREQTGTGSGYPVTSLELHPGDTLLLCTDGLIDRPGAADQESGMRELMAAVHSGPIDVEELADVLCDLVGDSGGGDDMAMLVLRRRGTPTARGGGPLEQRLEPGDTKAPALARHLIRAAVAAWGARHRADEIELAADELMTNALVHTDGGGHVSMRLTAQGRIRIEVEDSSSALPRRREAGDWAVSGRGLMLVDRLADEWGVEPRGGGKCVWCEFALAAPEDAG